The Propionispora hippei DSM 15287 genome has a window encoding:
- a CDS encoding transposase: LKYKYGNRHFWCKGYFVDTVGRNKEAIAKYIREQLQEDIIVDQLSLKELTDPFTGEPVKKS, from the coding sequence ATTTAAAATATAAGTATGGAAACAGGCATTTTTGGTGCAAAGGATATTTTGTGGATACGGTGGGACGAAACAAAGAGGCAATAGCAAAATATATCCGAGAGCAGTTACAAGAAGATATAATTGTCGACCAGCTAAGTTTGAAGGAATTGACAGACCCGTTTACGGGTGAGCCCGTGAAAAAGTCATAA